The Vibrio gallaecicus genome contains a region encoding:
- a CDS encoding oxidative stress defense protein, translating to MKFVPSVIVKACALTAALSAVSFSSFADSPNFPHISTTGYGEVVAKPDMATFSVKVVESTMTAEQAKATVDKVVSSFLTKLQSAGVEDASINSSNIYLAPQYHYPKTGKPELVGYRASRNVTVQVTDLTNLNKYLDIALGEGINQIDNIQLQVRDQARYQEKARLEAIKDASYKAKSLASGFEKELGDVWKIDYNAQSVQPVLMRSMAMDARTESSTYQDSTITIRDRVDVVYQLED from the coding sequence ATGAAGTTTGTTCCAAGTGTGATTGTTAAAGCGTGTGCATTAACCGCGGCTCTGAGTGCAGTGAGCTTCTCTTCTTTTGCTGATTCTCCGAACTTTCCGCATATTTCAACTACCGGTTATGGTGAAGTGGTAGCAAAGCCTGATATGGCAACATTTTCTGTGAAAGTGGTGGAATCAACCATGACGGCAGAACAAGCTAAAGCGACAGTTGATAAAGTGGTTAGCTCTTTTCTTACTAAGTTACAAAGTGCTGGTGTAGAAGACGCGAGTATTAATAGCTCTAATATTTATCTGGCGCCTCAATATCACTACCCTAAAACAGGTAAGCCTGAACTGGTTGGATACCGAGCATCTCGAAATGTAACCGTTCAGGTAACTGATTTAACTAACCTAAATAAGTATTTAGATATTGCATTGGGTGAAGGCATCAACCAAATTGATAATATTCAATTACAAGTTCGAGACCAAGCTAGGTATCAAGAGAAAGCGCGTTTAGAAGCTATTAAAGATGCTTCTTACAAAGCGAAGTCTTTAGCTTCAGGTTTTGAAAAAGAGTTGGGTGATGTATGGAAAATTGATTATAACGCCCAATCTGTTCAGCCTGTCCTCATGCGCTCAATGGCCATGGATGCAAGAACTGAGTCTAGCACTTACCAAGATTCGACCATCACTATTCGTGATCGAGTAGATGTGGTTTATCAGTTAGAAGACTAA
- the rpiA gene encoding ribose-5-phosphate isomerase RpiA, translating into MTQDEMKKAAGWAALKYVEEGSIVGVGTGSTVNHFIDALGTMKEKIKGAVSSSVASTERLEALEIKVFECNDVFKLDVYVDGADEINAERDMIKGGGAALTREKIVAAISDKFVCIVDGTKAVDVLGKFPLPVEVIPMARSYVARELVKLGGDPVYREGVITDNGNVILDVYGMAIKEPKKLEDTINALAGVVTVGLFAHRGADVVITGTPEGAKIEE; encoded by the coding sequence ATGACTCAAGATGAAATGAAGAAAGCAGCAGGTTGGGCAGCACTTAAGTATGTTGAAGAAGGCAGCATTGTAGGTGTAGGTACTGGCTCTACAGTGAATCACTTCATCGACGCTCTTGGCACAATGAAAGAAAAAATCAAAGGTGCAGTTTCAAGCTCAGTTGCTTCAACGGAAAGACTAGAAGCTTTAGAAATCAAAGTTTTTGAGTGTAATGACGTATTCAAACTTGATGTATACGTTGATGGTGCTGATGAAATTAACGCAGAACGTGACATGATTAAAGGCGGCGGCGCTGCATTGACTCGTGAAAAAATTGTCGCTGCTATTTCAGATAAATTTGTTTGTATCGTTGATGGCACTAAAGCGGTAGACGTACTAGGTAAATTTCCGCTTCCTGTAGAAGTTATTCCAATGGCTCGCTCTTACGTTGCTCGTGAATTAGTTAAACTAGGTGGTGACCCGGTTTACCGTGAAGGCGTAATTACAGACAATGGCAATGTTATCTTGGATGTTTACGGCATGGCTATTAAAGAACCTAAGAAACTTGAAGATACAATCAATGCCCTAGCCGGTGTTGTAACCGTTGGTTTATTTGCACATCGCGGTGCAGATGTTGTTATTACTGGTACCCCTGAAGGGGCAAAAATTGAAGAGTAA
- the zapA gene encoding cell division protein ZapA, translating into MSNQAVDVEILGKLTRVNCPAGQEESLIEAAADLDNRLKEMAERTKVTNEVKLLTIAALNICYELQTKQNDNSQKQNALTERMELLTTSLEDALSKVKLGQQ; encoded by the coding sequence ATGAGTAATCAAGCGGTAGACGTTGAAATTTTAGGAAAACTGACTCGAGTCAATTGCCCAGCAGGTCAAGAAGAGTCATTAATTGAAGCGGCTGCAGATCTCGATAATCGTTTGAAAGAGATGGCTGAACGTACTAAGGTAACCAATGAGGTAAAACTCCTCACGATTGCTGCTCTAAATATTTGCTATGAATTACAAACTAAGCAAAATGATAACAGCCAAAAACAAAACGCACTGACCGAGCGAATGGAACTGCTCACAACATCTCTTGAAGATGCATTAAGTAAGGTCAAGCTGGGACAGCAATAG
- the serA gene encoding phosphoglycerate dehydrogenase yields MAKVSLEKEKIKILLLEGLHPSSVEVLQAAGYSNIEYHKGSLAEDELLEAVKDAHFIGIRSRTNLSQEVIDAAEKLVAIGCFCIGTNQVNLNAAAERGIPVFNAPFSNTRSVAELVLGQVLLLLRGIPEKNALAHRGIWKKSADNSNEARGKRLGIIGYGHIGTQLGIIAENLGMRVYFYDIENKLSLGNATQVHTMTELLNKCDVISLHVPETNETKDMMGKEEFDRMKPGSIFINAARGTVVDIPALCNALESGHLSGAAIDVFPTEPKTNADPFESPLMKFDNVILTPHVGGSTQEAQENIGVEVAGKLAKYSDNGSTLSSVNFPEVSLPLHTGTSRLLHIHENRPGILTQINTIFAEEGINIAGQYLQTSANMGYVVIDVEADRSEEALLKLKEIAGTIRARLLH; encoded by the coding sequence ATGGCTAAAGTTTCACTGGAAAAAGAAAAAATAAAAATTCTACTTCTTGAAGGTCTTCACCCATCTTCTGTTGAAGTATTACAAGCAGCGGGCTACTCAAACATTGAGTACCACAAAGGCTCTTTAGCGGAAGACGAATTACTAGAAGCAGTAAAAGATGCACACTTCATTGGTATTCGCTCTCGAACTAACCTTTCCCAAGAAGTCATTGATGCCGCTGAAAAACTTGTTGCTATCGGTTGTTTCTGTATTGGTACTAACCAAGTTAACCTAAACGCGGCCGCTGAGCGCGGTATTCCAGTATTCAACGCACCATTCTCGAACACTCGAAGCGTAGCGGAGCTGGTACTTGGTCAAGTGCTGTTGCTTCTACGTGGAATTCCAGAAAAAAATGCCCTGGCTCACCGTGGTATTTGGAAAAAAAGTGCAGACAACTCAAATGAAGCTCGTGGTAAACGTCTAGGTATTATTGGCTACGGTCACATTGGTACTCAGCTAGGTATTATTGCTGAAAACCTTGGTATGCGCGTCTATTTCTACGACATTGAAAACAAGCTATCTCTTGGTAACGCGACTCAAGTGCACACAATGACTGAGCTATTGAATAAGTGTGATGTCATCTCTCTTCATGTTCCAGAAACAAATGAAACGAAAGACATGATGGGTAAAGAAGAGTTTGACCGCATGAAGCCAGGTTCAATCTTTATTAATGCTGCTCGTGGTACTGTTGTTGATATCCCAGCTTTATGTAATGCCCTAGAATCAGGTCACCTCTCTGGCGCTGCTATTGATGTATTCCCTACGGAACCAAAAACCAATGCAGACCCATTTGAATCTCCACTCATGAAGTTTGATAACGTGATCTTAACACCTCACGTTGGTGGCTCTACTCAAGAAGCACAAGAAAACATTGGTGTGGAAGTTGCCGGTAAACTAGCGAAATACTCTGATAATGGTTCAACTCTATCAAGTGTTAACTTCCCAGAGGTATCGCTACCACTGCACACTGGTACTTCACGATTACTGCACATCCATGAAAACCGCCCAGGTATCTTGACTCAAATTAATACCATCTTTGCTGAAGAAGGAATTAACATTGCAGGTCAGTACCTACAAACCTCGGCAAACATGGGTTATGTAGTTATTGATGTTGAAGCGGACCGCTCTGAAGAAGCATTACTAAAGCTTAAAGAGATCGCCGGTACTATTCGTGCTCGTCTGCTGCACTAA
- the mscS gene encoding small-conductance mechanosensitive channel MscS — protein sequence MADSSTAIETPIVDGLSHAEQWLTNNSDLFIQYGVNIISALVILFIGNLIVKAVANSVSKVLQKKKMDRAVVEFIHGLVRYLLFVIVLIAALGRLGVQTASVVAVIGAAGLAVGLALQGSLSNFAAGVLIVAFRPFKSGDYVEIGGVAGSVDSIQIFQTVLTTPDNKMVVVPNGSVIGSPITNYSRHATRRIDLMIGVSYNADLQKTKALLTQICESDERVLKTPGVQVGVHTLADSSVNFVVRPWVETAEYWNVYFDLMQAIKEGLDKEGIEIPFPQMDVHMNKVEA from the coding sequence ATGGCTGATAGTTCTACAGCAATTGAGACACCAATTGTGGATGGTTTGTCTCATGCAGAACAGTGGTTAACAAATAATTCAGATCTGTTTATTCAATACGGTGTAAACATCATCTCAGCGCTCGTTATTCTATTTATTGGTAACTTAATTGTTAAAGCAGTAGCGAATAGCGTGTCTAAGGTTCTTCAGAAGAAGAAAATGGACCGAGCTGTCGTTGAGTTTATTCACGGTCTAGTTCGCTATTTACTATTTGTTATTGTTTTAATTGCAGCTCTTGGTCGTCTTGGCGTTCAAACCGCTTCAGTGGTTGCTGTTATTGGTGCAGCTGGTTTAGCTGTTGGTCTTGCTCTGCAAGGTTCACTATCTAACTTTGCAGCTGGTGTACTTATTGTTGCGTTCCGTCCATTCAAGTCTGGTGACTATGTGGAAATCGGTGGTGTTGCAGGTTCAGTTGATTCAATTCAAATCTTCCAAACGGTTCTAACAACGCCTGACAACAAAATGGTTGTAGTGCCAAACGGTAGCGTTATTGGTAGCCCAATTACGAACTACTCTCGTCATGCTACTCGTCGTATTGATTTAATGATTGGTGTTTCTTACAACGCTGATTTACAAAAGACTAAAGCGCTTCTGACTCAAATTTGTGAATCTGATGAGCGTGTACTTAAAACTCCTGGTGTTCAAGTCGGTGTTCATACACTCGCTGATTCTTCAGTAAACTTCGTGGTTCGCCCATGGGTTGAAACTGCTGAGTACTGGAATGTGTATTTCGACCTGATGCAAGCAATCAAAGAAGGCTTGGATAAAGAAGGTATTGAAATCCCATTCCCACAAATGGATGTGCACATGAATAAAGTAGAAGCTTAA
- the ubiH gene encoding 2-octaprenyl-6-methoxyphenyl hydroxylase, whose protein sequence is MAQFDVVIAGGAMAGATLALALTRLSKGALSIAVVEPYQVDHLSHPGFDSRSIALSYGTVQILDSLNLWQSIEPVTTPIKHIHVSDKNHAGMTDIRSDNYSVDALGYVVELADVGRIYQQKLEADSNITLLCPDSVTGIERHNQSVGIELQSGKKLTSKLLVAADGAISACCQQLQIQLDEHDFEQVAVIANIIAEQEHKGRAFERFTANGPVALLPMSDNRLSLVWCLSPSEAERVMSLNEHEFIEQLQNEFGWRLGKLQKTGQRACYPLILRHRPYNISHRFAVVGNAAQTLHPIAGQGFNLGIRDVASLAEELSKQLDDVGAYAGLVRFRKRREYDRESTINLTSNLVHLFSNDWPAARIGRNLGLAAIDNVPPLKGPLLRHTLGLIER, encoded by the coding sequence ATGGCTCAATTTGATGTTGTTATTGCTGGTGGTGCAATGGCAGGTGCTACGTTAGCACTTGCTCTTACTCGCTTAAGTAAAGGCGCATTGTCTATTGCCGTGGTAGAACCTTACCAGGTTGATCACCTTTCACACCCTGGTTTTGATTCTCGTTCAATAGCATTGTCTTATGGAACCGTTCAAATATTAGATTCTTTGAATCTATGGCAATCAATCGAGCCGGTTACGACACCTATTAAACATATTCATGTGTCTGATAAAAATCACGCAGGAATGACAGACATTCGCAGTGATAATTACTCTGTCGATGCATTAGGTTATGTCGTTGAGCTGGCTGATGTTGGTCGAATTTACCAACAGAAACTAGAAGCTGATTCAAATATCACTTTATTGTGCCCTGACTCAGTGACGGGGATTGAACGTCATAATCAATCGGTAGGTATTGAATTACAAAGTGGTAAAAAGCTGACGTCAAAGCTTCTTGTTGCTGCTGATGGGGCAATTTCTGCATGCTGTCAGCAGTTACAAATCCAGCTTGATGAACATGATTTCGAACAAGTTGCCGTGATAGCAAATATCATTGCAGAACAAGAGCATAAAGGGCGAGCTTTTGAGCGTTTTACTGCTAACGGCCCGGTTGCTTTATTGCCGATGAGTGACAACCGTCTTTCTTTGGTATGGTGCTTGTCACCAAGTGAAGCTGAACGTGTTATGTCTCTAAACGAACATGAATTCATTGAGCAACTTCAAAACGAATTTGGTTGGCGACTTGGCAAGTTACAGAAAACGGGTCAGCGAGCCTGTTACCCATTAATTTTACGTCATAGACCGTATAATATTTCCCATCGTTTCGCCGTTGTTGGTAATGCCGCGCAAACCCTCCATCCTATTGCTGGTCAGGGTTTTAACTTGGGTATTCGCGATGTTGCTTCTTTAGCTGAAGAGTTATCTAAGCAACTTGATGACGTTGGGGCTTATGCTGGCTTGGTTCGTTTTAGAAAACGCCGTGAGTATGATAGAGAATCCACTATTAATCTAACTTCGAATTTAGTCCATTTATTTTCTAATGACTGGCCGGCGGCAAGAATAGGGCGAAACCTAGGGCTCGCAGCAATTGATAATGTCCCTCCACTAAAAGGTCCACTTTTGCGTCATACGCTTGGCCTAATAGAAAGATAA
- a CDS encoding LysR family transcriptional regulator ArgP encodes MRGLDYKWIEALDAVVNKRSFDRAAEHLYISQSAVSQRIKQLEKWLAQPVLIRETPPKPTQVGQKLLAFYQRVRLLENDVLPEIMNEETVRPLSLSFATNADSLATWLLPALSNVMKARSVELNLAIHGESRTIEKLKSGEVAGAISLEPQSIPGCGADYLGLMEYVCVSSPDFYKRYFSEGVNDVSLKDAPAVSYDQYDDLHKKFLHDHFDMPRDSIINHTVGSSEAFVRLALSGVAYCLIPRLQIIEELNSGLLIDITPGFLLSYPIYWHHWQLESGILKEVSEEILQYARNNLPQ; translated from the coding sequence ATGCGTGGTTTAGATTATAAATGGATTGAAGCACTAGATGCGGTAGTCAATAAAAGGAGCTTTGATCGCGCGGCTGAACATCTTTATATCTCTCAGTCAGCAGTGTCTCAAAGGATCAAACAACTTGAAAAATGGCTCGCTCAGCCAGTATTAATTCGAGAAACACCACCCAAGCCGACTCAGGTTGGTCAGAAGTTATTGGCTTTTTATCAAAGAGTTCGACTGCTCGAGAATGATGTATTACCTGAAATAATGAATGAAGAGACAGTGCGTCCTCTTTCTCTTTCCTTTGCTACCAATGCGGATAGTTTAGCTACTTGGCTATTACCGGCTTTATCTAATGTTATGAAGGCGCGATCTGTAGAGCTTAACCTTGCGATCCATGGTGAATCTCGGACGATTGAAAAACTGAAAAGTGGTGAAGTTGCAGGAGCTATCAGTTTAGAACCCCAATCCATACCGGGTTGCGGGGCTGATTATCTCGGTCTTATGGAGTACGTCTGCGTTTCTAGCCCCGACTTTTATAAGCGATATTTTTCTGAAGGCGTGAACGATGTTAGTTTAAAAGATGCACCTGCCGTCTCTTATGATCAATACGATGATCTCCATAAAAAGTTTCTGCATGATCATTTCGATATGCCTCGCGACAGTATCATTAACCATACAGTGGGAAGCTCCGAAGCTTTTGTTCGGTTAGCTTTGTCAGGTGTCGCATATTGTTTAATTCCTAGGTTACAGATTATCGAAGAGCTAAATTCGGGCTTACTTATCGATATTACTCCTGGTTTTCTTTTGTCATATCCTATTTATTGGCACCACTGGCAACTTGAGAGTGGAATATTAAAAGAAGTATCAGAGGAAATATTACAATATGCGCGAAACAACCTTCCCCAATAG
- a CDS encoding DUF1107 domain-containing protein translates to MRLFKRYTPGMIAKHVSRLFKGRIYIYGVGKFEFDNGKLVLPERAEKRHFQTVKEINSEIMKLRCAYA, encoded by the coding sequence ATGAGACTGTTTAAGCGCTATACACCAGGTATGATTGCTAAACATGTGAGTCGACTTTTTAAAGGACGAATCTACATTTACGGCGTTGGCAAATTTGAATTCGACAACGGAAAGTTAGTTTTGCCGGAAAGAGCAGAAAAGCGCCACTTCCAAACAGTGAAAGAAATTAACAGTGAGATAATGAAATTACGCTGTGCTTATGCATAG
- a CDS encoding LysE/ArgO family amino acid transporter yields the protein MNFWILLQGFGLGASMIIPIGAQNAYVLNQGIKQNHHLTTATICSLLDTLFISLGIFGGGAILSQNEFLLTSVTLGGIAFLTIYGVLSLKSAFRSKESEESKGQITARGKRTVILGALAVTVLNPHLYLDTVVILGSIGGQFEGNDRIAFAIGTILASFTWFYSLSIGAAKLGPVLSRPNVKKGIDIAVAVMMFSIALVLANGLIEQYVIFTFE from the coding sequence ATGAATTTTTGGATTCTTCTACAAGGGTTTGGTTTAGGGGCAAGTATGATCATTCCAATAGGTGCTCAGAACGCCTACGTCCTTAATCAAGGCATTAAGCAAAATCACCATTTAACGACTGCAACCATATGTAGCCTATTAGATACCCTATTCATTTCACTAGGTATTTTTGGTGGAGGGGCAATTCTTTCACAAAATGAATTTCTTCTCACGTCAGTCACTCTTGGAGGAATCGCTTTCTTAACCATATACGGGGTGCTTTCTCTAAAAAGCGCATTCAGATCGAAAGAAAGTGAAGAATCCAAAGGGCAAATTACTGCGCGAGGAAAACGAACTGTCATTTTAGGAGCATTAGCAGTAACGGTCCTCAACCCTCACTTGTATTTAGACACAGTAGTGATTTTAGGATCTATTGGTGGACAATTTGAAGGGAATGACCGTATAGCTTTTGCTATTGGAACGATCTTGGCTTCATTTACTTGGTTTTATTCTCTATCTATTGGCGCTGCTAAGCTAGGACCAGTCCTATCACGCCCTAATGTGAAGAAAGGAATTGATATTGCTGTCGCCGTTATGATGTTCTCTATTGCCTTGGTGCTAGCGAATGGTTTAATTGAACAATATGTAATTTTCACTTTCGAATAA
- a CDS encoding FAD-dependent 2-octaprenylphenol hydroxylase has product MMQSVDIVIVGGGMVGLALAAALKDSDLRIAVIEGKEPIEGLNDLPDVRVSALSRSSEVVLRNLGVWQGIEQRRAAPYQAMEVWEQDSFARIEFDSTRLAQPNLGHIVENRVIQLALLDQVKKQDNVQLFMPSTCQSLAIGESEAWLTLDNGQALTAKLVVGADGANSWVRKQQDIPLTHWDYGHSAIVANIKTAESHQSVARQIFTPQGPLAFLPMQDSHMSSIVWSTEPNRADKLVSMSEHEFNKALTFEFDSKLGLCEVVGDRFAFPLRMRYARDFVVERVALVGDAAHTIHPLAGQGVNLGLLDAASLAQELLSLWRAGEDLGLKRNLRGYERWRKAEAAKMIASMQGFKDLFEGDNPAKKLIRGIGMKLAGQLPGAKDEIMKRALGLSGHLPELAKRPVTPN; this is encoded by the coding sequence ATGATGCAAAGTGTTGATATTGTCATTGTAGGCGGTGGTATGGTCGGATTAGCGTTGGCTGCAGCGCTAAAAGACAGCGATTTAAGAATTGCAGTGATTGAAGGTAAAGAGCCAATTGAAGGGCTGAATGACTTACCTGATGTACGTGTTTCTGCTTTGAGCCGTTCAAGTGAAGTGGTACTACGTAACCTTGGAGTATGGCAAGGGATTGAGCAAAGGCGAGCTGCGCCATACCAAGCAATGGAAGTATGGGAGCAAGACAGCTTTGCTCGTATCGAGTTTGATTCTACTCGTTTAGCGCAGCCTAACTTAGGACATATTGTTGAAAATAGAGTGATTCAGCTGGCACTTCTGGATCAAGTTAAAAAGCAGGATAACGTGCAGCTGTTTATGCCTTCAACATGCCAATCACTTGCTATTGGTGAAAGCGAGGCTTGGTTAACGTTAGATAATGGGCAAGCACTGACAGCTAAATTGGTGGTTGGAGCCGATGGGGCAAATTCTTGGGTTCGAAAACAACAAGATATTCCTCTAACTCATTGGGATTACGGTCATAGCGCGATTGTAGCGAATATCAAAACCGCTGAGTCTCATCAGTCAGTGGCTCGACAGATCTTTACTCCACAAGGACCTTTAGCGTTCTTGCCAATGCAAGACAGCCACATGAGCTCAATTGTTTGGTCTACTGAGCCTAATAGAGCCGATAAATTAGTTTCCATGTCTGAACATGAATTCAATAAAGCACTGACCTTCGAATTTGATTCTAAATTAGGTCTATGTGAAGTAGTTGGCGATCGTTTTGCTTTTCCTTTGCGTATGCGCTATGCACGAGACTTCGTGGTGGAACGTGTAGCTCTGGTTGGAGATGCAGCGCATACTATCCACCCATTAGCTGGGCAAGGTGTGAACCTCGGTCTATTGGATGCTGCAAGCCTAGCTCAGGAGCTTTTAAGTTTATGGAGAGCAGGGGAAGACCTTGGTTTGAAGCGCAACTTACGCGGCTATGAACGATGGCGTAAAGCAGAAGCAGCCAAAATGATTGCCTCAATGCAAGGTTTTAAAGACTTGTTCGAAGGGGATAACCCAGCGAAGAAACTAATACGTGGTATTGGAATGAAACTCGCTGGTCAGTTACCAGGAGCCAAAGATGAGATCATGAAGCGAGCTCTGGGTTTATCTGGTCACCTACCGGAGCTAGCAAAGCGACCGGTTACCCCAAATTAA
- a CDS encoding 5-formyltetrahydrofolate cyclo-ligase, whose protein sequence is MNSLSRSEFRKQIRHTRNALPSDVQHQASIDLITQVSTQPELIKSQHIALYISADGELDTQPLIEWLWTQDKQTYLPVLHPFSPGHLLFLHYNSTTPLTYNKYGIIEPKLNQTLVKPVSQLDLIFTPLVAFDTQGQRLGMGGGYYDRTLSKWFETGKGAKPLGLAHDCQQVERLPTESWDIPLPKIVTPSKTWQWEIHR, encoded by the coding sequence ATGAATTCACTATCTCGTAGCGAATTTCGCAAACAAATTCGCCATACTCGAAATGCACTTCCAAGTGATGTTCAGCATCAAGCCAGTATTGATTTAATTACTCAAGTTTCCACGCAGCCAGAACTCATCAAATCTCAACATATCGCGCTCTATATTTCTGCTGACGGGGAGCTTGATACTCAACCTTTGATTGAATGGCTTTGGACTCAAGATAAACAAACCTATTTACCAGTGCTTCACCCTTTCTCCCCGGGGCATCTACTCTTTCTGCATTACAATTCGACAACACCGCTGACTTACAATAAATACGGCATTATCGAGCCAAAACTCAACCAAACATTAGTCAAACCCGTTTCTCAGCTTGATCTCATTTTTACTCCATTGGTCGCTTTTGATACTCAAGGGCAAAGGCTTGGTATGGGAGGGGGGTATTACGATCGTACTCTATCCAAATGGTTCGAAACTGGAAAGGGAGCAAAACCGCTAGGGCTTGCTCATGATTGCCAACAAGTTGAGCGCCTTCCTACCGAAAGTTGGGATATTCCGCTGCCGAAAATCGTGACACCAAGTAAGACTTGGCAATGGGAAATTCATCGTTAA
- a CDS encoding YecA/YgfB family protein, translated as MSEKTLPDYLTVATELQSASLAVNPAEMHGLLTGMLSGGLSLEDKSWQPLIFDYTNEGMGWPDRVLTLAEAALKVTTGEVTGSGMELSLLLPDEEASASVFDLADGVSDWINHFISGLGLVDAKLNKASTEAKEALADLEEMAKLGIDEEDDLEEQAQLLEHVIEHVKVCALTIHAEFGARPTEESTPTIH; from the coding sequence ATGAGTGAGAAAACTTTACCTGATTATCTAACCGTTGCCACTGAACTTCAATCAGCAAGCCTAGCGGTAAACCCAGCAGAAATGCACGGTTTATTGACCGGTATGCTAAGTGGTGGTTTAAGCCTTGAAGATAAAAGTTGGCAGCCACTTATCTTTGATTACACAAATGAAGGAATGGGATGGCCAGATCGTGTTCTTACGTTAGCGGAAGCGGCATTAAAAGTGACGACTGGTGAAGTCACTGGTTCTGGCATGGAGCTATCTCTTTTATTGCCAGATGAAGAGGCGAGCGCAAGTGTTTTTGATTTAGCTGATGGTGTATCAGATTGGATCAATCATTTTATATCAGGACTGGGTCTTGTAGATGCCAAGTTAAACAAAGCATCCACAGAAGCAAAAGAAGCATTAGCTGATCTAGAAGAGATGGCAAAACTAGGTATCGATGAAGAAGATGATCTAGAAGAGCAAGCTCAGTTGTTAGAGCATGTTATCGAGCACGTAAAAGTATGTGCTTTGACTATTCATGCAGAGTTTGGTGCTCGTCCGACTGAAGAATCGACACCAACTATTCACTAA
- the fbaA gene encoding class II fructose-bisphosphate aldolase — protein MSKIFDFVKPGVISGDDVQKVFEVAKANKFALPAVNVVGTDSVNAVLEAAAKVKSPVVVQFSNGGAAFFAGKGVKLEGQGPQILGAVAGAKYVHAVAESYGVPVILHTDHAAKKLLPWIDGLLDAGEEFFAQTGKPLFSSHMLDLSEESLEENIETCATYLARMAKMDMTIEIELGCTGGEEDGVDNSDMDASELYTSPEDVAYAYEKLMAVSPRFTIAASFGNVHGVYQAGNVVLTPTILRDSQAYCAEKFGIAPNALNFVFHGGSGSSEAEIQESIGYGVIKMNIDTDTQWATWDGIRQYSAENFDFLQGQIGNPTGEAAPNKKYYDPRVWLRAAQSSMVTRLEKAFADLNAVDVL, from the coding sequence ATGTCTAAGATCTTCGATTTTGTAAAACCTGGTGTGATTTCTGGCGATGACGTACAGAAAGTATTTGAAGTAGCAAAAGCAAACAAATTTGCTCTTCCTGCAGTAAACGTTGTTGGTACTGATTCTGTAAACGCAGTACTAGAAGCGGCAGCTAAAGTTAAATCCCCAGTTGTTGTTCAGTTCTCTAACGGCGGCGCAGCTTTCTTCGCTGGTAAAGGCGTTAAACTTGAAGGTCAAGGTCCACAAATCCTTGGCGCTGTAGCTGGTGCAAAATACGTTCACGCTGTAGCTGAATCTTACGGTGTTCCAGTTATTCTTCATACTGACCACGCTGCTAAGAAGCTTCTTCCATGGATCGACGGTCTACTAGACGCTGGTGAAGAGTTCTTCGCACAAACTGGTAAGCCTTTATTCTCTTCTCACATGCTAGACCTTTCTGAAGAGTCTCTAGAAGAGAACATCGAAACATGTGCTACTTACCTAGCTCGCATGGCTAAAATGGACATGACAATCGAGATCGAACTTGGTTGTACTGGTGGTGAAGAAGATGGCGTTGATAACTCTGATATGGACGCATCTGAGCTTTACACTTCTCCAGAAGACGTAGCATACGCATACGAGAAACTAATGGCTGTTAGCCCACGTTTCACTATCGCTGCATCTTTCGGTAACGTACACGGTGTTTACCAAGCTGGTAACGTTGTACTTACTCCAACTATTCTACGTGACTCTCAAGCATACTGTGCAGAGAAGTTCGGTATTGCACCTAACGCTCTAAACTTCGTATTCCACGGTGGTTCTGGTTCTTCTGAAGCAGAAATCCAAGAGTCTATCGGTTACGGTGTTATCAAAATGAACATCGATACTGATACACAGTGGGCAACTTGGGATGGTATCCGTCAGTACTCTGCTGAAAACTTCGATTTCCTACAAGGTCAAATCGGTAACCCAACTGGCGAAGCTGCGCCAAACAAGAAGTACTACGATCCACGTGTATGGCTACGTGCTGCTCAGTCTTCAATGGTTACTCGTCTTGAGAAAGCATTTGCTGACCTTAACGCTGTAGACGTACTATAA